A genomic stretch from Budorcas taxicolor isolate Tak-1 chromosome 15, Takin1.1, whole genome shotgun sequence includes:
- the LOC128060391 gene encoding olfactory receptor 52Z1P-like — protein sequence MTTSSNYTNPRDIWYTMIGIPGLEDAHTWISIPICSMYIVAVVGNSLLLFLIFTEHSLHEPMYLFLSMLALEDIFLSTVTTPKMLAIFWFQEGGISFGSCVSQMFFLHFIFVAESAILLAMAFDRYVAICYPLRYTTILPPSVTGKIGIASIIRSFLICFPLVFLVYRLTYCGRNIIHHSYCEHMGIARLACDSIQVNIYYGVIVALFSTCLDVVLIIISYALILCTVFRIPSQDTRLKALGTCGSHVCVILLFYTPAFFSFFAHRFGGHSIPLHIHILLANLYVVVPPSLNPIIYGVKTKQIQEKFIQIFSLSKKFC from the coding sequence ATGACAACCTCTTCAAACTACACTAACCCTAGAGACATTTGGTACACCATGATTGGGATCCCAGGACTGGAAGATGCACACACGTGGATCTCCATCCCCATTTGTTCCATGTACATAGTCGCTGTTGTAGGAAATAGCCTCTTACTATTTCTGATCTTCACTGAGCACAGTCTTCATGAACCCATGTACCTTTTCCTCTCCATGTTAGCCTTggaagatatttttctttccactgtCACCACACCCAAGATGTTAGCAATCTTCTGGTTCCAAGAAGGGGGTATATCTTTTGGTAGCTGTGTGTCCCAGATGTTTTTCCTCCACTTCATCTTTGTGGCAGAGTCTGCCATATTGCTGGCCATGGCATTTGATCGCTATGTAGCCATCTGTTATCCACTAAGATATACTACCATTCTACCACCCTCAGTCACTGGAAAAATAGGCATTGCTTCTATAATTaggagtttcctcatctgtttcccCTTGGTTTTTCTGGTTTATCGGCTTACTTACTGTGGAAGGAACATTATTCATCACTCATACTGTGAACATATGGGCattgccaggcttgcctgtgatAGCATCCAAGTCAACATCTACTATGGGGTGATTGTGGCTCTGTTTTCCACATGCCTGGATGTGGTGCTTATCATCATCTCTTATGCCCTAATACTGTGTACTGTGTTTAGAATTCCTTCCCAAGATACCCGGCTCAAGGCTCTGGGTACTTGTGGCTCCCATGTCTGTGTTATATTACTATTCTATACCCCAgcctttttttcattctttgctCACCGATTTGGGGGCCATAGTATACCACTCCATATACATATCCTTCTTGCCAATCTTTATGTGGTGGTACCACCCTCTCTCAACCCCATCATTTATGGAGTTAAGACCAAGCAAATTCAGGAGAAATTTATCCAGATCTTTTCTTTGAGCAAGAAATTTTGCTGA
- the LOC128060801 gene encoding olfactory receptor 51V1-like gives MSATSIFNFNSSRFTLTGFPGLEVDYLWLSVPFASIYAMVFLGNCMVLHVIRTEPSLHQPMFYFLAMLALTDLCVGLSTVHTVLGILWGVIQEISLDSCIAQSYFIHGLSFMESSVLLTMAFDRYIAICNPLRYSSILTNDKIMKIGVAILCRSSMLIPPVIIRLKFLNYCHPHILSHSFCLHQDLIRMACSDIHFNSIYGLALVISNLLLDAVLIIISYIMILHAVLAIASREERIKSLQTCVSHICAVLVFYIPIIGLTMVHRFGRHLSPWVHVLMGNVYILFPPLMNPIIYSIKTQQIRRRVQRLFYLKKCKS, from the coding sequence ATGTCTGCTACCTCTATCTTCAACTTCAATAGTTCCAGATTTACTCTCACTGGTTTTCCTGGCTTAGAAGTTGACTATCTCTGGCTCTCCGTCCCTTTTGCCTCCATTTATGCTATGGTTTTCCTGGGGAACTGCATGGTGCTCCACGTGATCAGGACTGAGCCGAGTCTGCACCAGCCCATGTTCTACTTCCTGGCCATGCTGGCCCTCACTGACCTGTGTGTGGGGCTGTCCACCGTGCACACAGTGCTGGGAATCTTATGGGGGGTCATTCAAGAGATCAGCCTGGATTCCTGCATTGCCCAGTCCTATTTCATCCATGGTCTGTCCTTCATGGAGTCCTCTGTCCTCCTTACTATGGCTTTTGACCGCTATATTGCCATTTGCAACCCATTACGCTATTCCTCCATCCTAACTAATGACAAAATCATGAAGATTGGAGTGGCAATCTTATGTAGGAGTTCTATGCTCATACCTCCAGTCATTATTCGCCTAAAGTTCTTAAATTATTGTCACCCCCACATCCTTTCTCACTCTTTCTGCCTGCACCAAGACTTAATTCGAATGGCCTGTTCAGACATCCACTTCAATAGCATCTATGGTCTGGCCCTGGTGATCAGCAACTTGTTGTTGGATGCAGTGCTCATCATTATCTCCTATATCATGATCTTGCATGCAGTCTTAGCAATTGCATCACGAGAAGAGAGAATCAAGTCTTTGCAGACCTGTGTATCTCACATCTGTGCTGTTTTGGTTTTCTACATCCCAATCATTGGTCTGACCATGGTTCATCGTTTTGGCAGACACCTCTCACCCTGGGTTCATGTTCTCATGGGCAATGTCTATATCCTTTTCCCACCCTTGATGAATCCCATTATTTATAGTATCAAGACCCAGCAAATACGAAGAAGAGTCCAGAGACTGTTTTACTTGAAAAAATGTAAGTCTTAA